One Denticeps clupeoides chromosome 10, fDenClu1.1, whole genome shotgun sequence genomic window carries:
- the rhoab gene encoding rho-related GTP-binding protein RhoA-B — protein sequence MAAIRKKLVIVGDGACGKTCLLIVFSKDQFPEVYVPTVFENYVADIEVDIKQVELALWDTAGQEDYDRLRPLSYPDTDVILMCFSIDSPDSLENIPEKWTPEVKHFCPNVPIILVGNKKDLRNDEHTRRELAKMKQEPVKAEEGRDMANRIGAFGYMECSAKTKDGVREVFEMATRAALQARRSKKPTKCTVL from the exons ATGGCAGCGATTCGGAAGAAACTGGTGATAGTTGGTGACGGAGCCTGTGGAAAAACCTGTTTGCTTATAGTCTTCAGTAAAGACCAGTTCCCAGAGGTCTATGTGCCCACTGTTTTTGAGAACTATGTTGCAGACATTGAGGTGGATATCAAACAG GTGGAGCTGGCTCTGTGGGATACAGCAGGACAGGAGGACTATGACAGACTCCGCCCTCTGTCCTACCCAGACACTGATGTTATCCTCATGTGCTTCTCTATAGACAGCCCTGACAGCTTGG AGAACATTCCAGAGAAGTGGACACCCGAGGTCAAGCACTTCTGTCCCAATGTTCCCATCATCCTTGTGGGCAACAAGAAGGACCTTCGTAACGATGAACACACACGACGTGAGCTGGCTAAGATGAAGCAG GAGCCAGTGAAGGCAGAAGAGGGGCGTGACATGGCCAACAGGATTGGAGCATTTGGCTACATGGAATGCTCTGCAAAGACAAAAGATGGCGTGCGTGAGGTGTTTGAGATGGCCACCAGGGCTGCACTACAAGCACGTAGGAGCAAGAAGCCCACCAAATGTACTGTCCTCTGA